One stretch of Caloenas nicobarica isolate bCalNic1 chromosome 2, bCalNic1.hap1, whole genome shotgun sequence DNA includes these proteins:
- the PDP1 gene encoding pyruvate dehyrogenase phosphatase catalytic subunit 1, whose amino-acid sequence MPAPARLFPLIRNCEISRICSTVCYCHHKHLCCLSSHFAHSHFRCAPQKKFAALYRPKENFNHFIHARDYTSTPQRFYLTPPQVNSILKANEYSFKVPEFDGKNVSSVLGFDSNQLPANAPIEDRRSAATCLQTRGMLLGVFDGHAGCACAQAVSERLFYYIAVSLLPHETLLEIENAVESGRALLPILQWHKHPNDYFSKEASKLYFNSLRTYWQELIDLNSGETTDVKEALVNAFKRLDNDISLEAQVGDPNSFLNYLVLRVAFSGATACVAHVDGVDLHVANTGDSRAVLGVQEEDGSWSAVNLSYDHNAQNEHEVKRVRMEHPKSEEKNVVKQDRLLGLLMPFRAFGDVKFKWSIDLQKRVIESGPDQLNDNEYTKFIPPNYHTPPYLTAEPEVIHHKLRPQDKFLILATDGLWETMHRQDVARIVGEYLTGVHHQQPIAVGGYKVTLGQMHGLLAERRARISSVFEDQNAATHLIRHAVGNNEFGTVDHDRLSKMLSLPEELARMYRDDITIIVVQFNSHVIGACQNGEL is encoded by the coding sequence ATGCCAGCACCAGCTCGTCTGTTTCCATTGATTCGTAACTGTGAGATTAGCAGAATATGCAGTACTGTGTGCTATTGCCACCATAAACATCTGTGTTGTCTGTCATCTCATTTTGCTCACAGTCACTTCAGATGTGCACCTCAGAAGAAATTTGCAGCCCTTTATAGGCCAAAAGAGAACTTTAATCACTTTATTCACGCGAGGGATTACACTTCCACACCACAGAGATTTTACCTCACTCCACCACAGGTCAACAGCATTCTGAAGGCAAATGAATACAGTTTCAAAGTCCCAGAATTTGATGGTAAAAATGTAAGTTCTGTCCTTGGCTTTGATAGCAACCAGTTGCCTGCTAATGCTCCAATAGAAGACCGGAGGAGTGCTGCCACTTGCTTACAGACAAGAGGGATGCTTCTGGGTGTGTTTGATGGCCATGCAGGTTGTGCTTGTGCTCAAGCTGTCAGTGAAAGACTGTTTTACTACATTGCTGTCTCTTTGTTACCTCATGAGACTTTACTTGAAATAGAAAATGCTGTGGAAAGTGGCAGAGCTCTGTTGCCCATTTTGCAGTGGCACAAGCATCCCAATGATTATTTTAGCAAAGAAGCTTCCAAGCTTTACTTCAATAGTCTAAGAACTTACTGGCAGGAGCTCATTGATCTCAACAGCGGAGAGACTACTGATGTGAAAGAAGCTTTAGTTAATGCATTTAAGAGGCTTGATAATGATATTTCTTTGGAAGCTCAAGTAGGAGATCCAAATTCTTTTCTCAACTACCTAGTACTGCGAGTAGCCTTTTCTGGtgccacagcctgtgtggctcATGTGGATGGTGTTGACTTGCATGTTGCAAACACAGGTGACAGTAGGGCAGTGCTTGGGGTTCAGGAAGAAGATGGATCTTGGTCTGCAGTTAATCTGTCTTATGACCACAATGCACAAAATGAACATGAAGTGAAACGTGTGAGAATGGAGCATCCaaagtctgaagaaaaaaatgttgtgaaaCAAGACCGTCTCTTGGGTCTCCTGATGCCTTTCAGAGCTTTCGGTGATGTGAAGTTTAAATGGAGTATTGATCTACAGAAGAGAGTAATAGAATCAGGCCCAGATCAGCTGAATGACAATGAATATACAAAGTTTATTCCTCCAAACTATCACACTCCTCCATACCTCACAGCTGAGCCAGAAGTCATACATCACAAGTTACGGCCACAGGATAAGTTTCTGATTTTGGCCACAGATGGGCTGTGGGAGACAATGCACAGGCAAGATGTGGCTAGAATTGTAGGGGAGTACCTCACTGGTGTTCACCATCAGCAGCCAATAGCTGTTGGTGGCTATAAGGTAACTTTGGGACAGATGCATGGTCTCTTAGcagaaagaagagcaagaaTCTCCTCAGTATTTGAAGATCAGAATGCAGCGACTCACCTGATACGTCATGCAGTGGGTAACAATGAGTTTGGCACTGTGGATCATGATCGACTGTCCAAGATGCTTAGTCTTCCAGAAGAGCTGGCTCGAATGTATAGAGATGACATTACAATTATTGTGGTGCAGTTCAACTCGCATGTTATAGGTGCATGTCAAAATGGGGAACTGTGA